The stretch of DNA TCACTAGATCTTTCGATGAGCTGACAGCTTCTTCGCGATACAGCACTTTGTAGCCCCGTTAACGGCGAGTAACGCGAGCGCTTTGGCGCAGTGACTCTTGCCGGTACCGGGTGGACCAATCAGGAGCAAATCCTTTTTCGCATCGAGAAATTGCATGCGGGCCGAGGGCGAGCACATCGCGTTTCGGCA from Gemmatimonadaceae bacterium encodes:
- a CDS encoding ATP-binding protein translates to MQFLDAKKDLLLIGPPGTGKSHCAKALALLAVNGATKCCIAKKLSAHRKI